A section of the Paralichthys olivaceus isolate ysfri-2021 chromosome 14, ASM2471397v2, whole genome shotgun sequence genome encodes:
- the degs1 gene encoding sphingolipid delta(4)-desaturase DES1, producing MGNRVAREDYEWVYTDQPHADRRKAILAKYPEIKSLMGPDPRLKWIVCMMVVIQFLAFYLVKDLDWKWVLFWTYAFGSCINHSMTLAIHEISHNTAFGNNKATWNRYFAMFANLPIGLPYSASFKRYHLDHHRYLGGDGVDVDIPTEFEGWFFCTRFRKFIWIILQPLFYAVRPLCINPKPITQLEVTNLAIQLTFNILLYWVWGAKPVVYMMAGSLLGMGLHPISGHFIAEHYMFLKGHETYSYYGSLNLLTFNVGYHNEHHDFPSIPGCRLPMVKKIAAEYYDDLPQYTSWVKVLYDFIMDDALSPYSRVKRKLKGDVKQE from the exons ATGGGCAACCGGGTCGCCCGTGAGGACTACGAATGGGTGTATACGGACCAGCCCCATGCCGACAGGAGGAAAGCGATCCTGG CTAAATATCCAGAAATCAAGTCGTTGATGGGTCCTGACCCGAGGCTGAAATGGATTGTGTGCATGATGGTGGTGATACAGTTTTTAGCTTTCTACCTGGTCAAAGACCTGGACTGGAAATGGGTTTTGTTTTGGACATATGCCTTTGGCAGCTGTATCAATCATTCAATGACCCTTGCTATTCATGAAATCTCCCACAACACGGCCTTTGGAAACAACAAGGCTACGTGGAATCGCTACTTTGCCATGTTTGCCAACCTGCCCATCGGCCTGCCCTACTCTGCCTCCTTCAAACGCTATCATCTGGACCATCATCGCTACCTTGGTGGAGACGGTGTAGATGTAGACATCCCTACTGAGTTTGAAGGCTGGTTCTTCTGCACACGCTTCCGCAAGTTCATCTGGATTATTCTGCAGCCACTTTTCTATGCCGTCCGGCCTCTCTGCATCAACCCCAAACCCATCACTCAGCTGGAAGTGACCAACCTGGCAATCCAGCTCACCTTTAACATCCTGCTCTACTGGGTGTGGGGGGCCAAGCCTGTGGTCTACATGATGGCTGGTTCCTTGTTGGGGATGGGGTTGCACCCCATCTCCGGTCACTTCATTGCTGAGCACTACATGTTCCTCAAGGGCCATGAGACCTACTCCTACTATGGATCCCTCAACCTGCTCACCTTCAACGTGGGCTACCACAATGAGCACCATGACTTTCCCAGCATCCCAGGATGCAGACTGCCTATG GTGAAGAAAATAGCAGCTGAGTATTATGACGACCTGCCTCAGTACACATCATGGGTGAAGGTCCTGTACGACTTCATCATGGACGACGCATTGAGCCCGTACTCTCGAGTCAAGAGGAAGCTGAAGGGTGACGTCAAACAGGAGTAA